Proteins found in one Synechococcus sp. LA31 genomic segment:
- a CDS encoding beta-glucosidase — protein MNSITCNIQAHVDALIERLTVHEKLGLISGSTPFWPGMAAIALRDTPHHHPWPAGVLPRLGLKGLWFVDGPRGVVLHGGATTFPVAIARGASWDPALEQQIGEAIGREARSFGANWVAAVCVNLLRFPGWGRAQETYGEDPVHVGSMGAAITRGLQRHCVACVKHLALNSIDSSRFVVDVEINRRALHELYLPQFKACVDAGAGSVMSAYNRVNGEWCGQHHELLDQILKQRWGFEGLVVSDFIFGIRDGVKALQAGQDLEMPFRMVWESCLEQALADGRVAPQRLNDAVRRQLQLQLTMPPGDAPSTVRNSPAHRRLARQAATESIVLLRNQAEELPWRDLRSLAVIGPLAQTANLGDHGSSDTRPQPGQVITPLEGLRQAAPDLRLLSNTSDNPTSAATTAAQCDAALVVAGLDWRLEGEHIHPGDIAPILALVPPPQWLVRLLGRKRLQPWWPAVGRAMAWITSHASPPPGGNFASGDRTDLHLPPDQIALIEAVAAANPNTVVALMGGGAILTQPWDQHVAGLLLLWYPGQEGGHALADVLLGHLSPSGHLPFAMPADPAHLPNLEPRALQVPYDLWHGYRRLQRDQHSAAYPFGFGLSYCRFAWSELSLKQNQSAVQVALKLHNQGAMRAAAVVQVYLEAPGLQLERPPRTLVAFQRLELARGEQRRLELVIPLRRLAVFDPAQDGWVLESGMHRLVVAEHSEHTALAGELSLEGGWLER, from the coding sequence GTGAACAGCATCACCTGCAACATCCAGGCACACGTCGATGCTCTGATCGAGCGGCTCACGGTTCACGAGAAGCTTGGCCTGATCAGCGGATCGACACCGTTTTGGCCAGGCATGGCTGCGATTGCCCTGCGTGATACACCCCATCACCACCCCTGGCCGGCTGGTGTGCTGCCGAGGCTTGGCTTGAAGGGGCTGTGGTTTGTGGATGGCCCACGCGGCGTGGTGCTCCACGGCGGCGCCACCACGTTTCCGGTGGCGATCGCTCGCGGTGCCAGTTGGGATCCAGCGCTGGAGCAGCAGATTGGCGAGGCGATTGGCCGCGAAGCACGCAGCTTCGGTGCCAACTGGGTGGCGGCGGTGTGCGTGAATCTGCTGCGCTTTCCCGGTTGGGGCCGCGCCCAAGAAACCTATGGAGAAGACCCCGTGCATGTGGGCTCCATGGGGGCAGCGATCACGCGCGGCCTGCAGCGCCACTGCGTGGCTTGCGTGAAACACCTGGCCCTCAACTCGATCGACAGCTCGCGCTTTGTGGTGGATGTGGAGATCAACCGCCGGGCCCTGCATGAGCTTTACCTGCCGCAGTTCAAGGCGTGCGTGGACGCCGGTGCCGGATCGGTGATGAGCGCCTACAACCGCGTGAATGGTGAATGGTGCGGCCAACACCACGAGCTACTGGATCAGATCCTCAAGCAGCGCTGGGGGTTTGAGGGGTTGGTAGTGAGCGATTTCATCTTCGGGATCCGCGATGGCGTGAAGGCCCTGCAAGCCGGCCAGGATCTGGAGATGCCCTTTCGCATGGTGTGGGAGAGCTGCCTGGAGCAAGCTCTTGCCGATGGCCGCGTGGCGCCGCAACGCCTGAACGACGCCGTGCGCCGCCAGCTGCAGTTGCAGCTCACGATGCCGCCAGGGGATGCGCCGAGCACCGTGCGCAACAGCCCAGCCCATCGCCGCCTGGCGCGCCAGGCGGCGACCGAATCCATCGTGCTGCTGCGCAACCAGGCCGAGGAGCTGCCCTGGCGAGACCTGCGCTCCTTAGCGGTGATCGGGCCACTGGCCCAAACGGCGAATCTCGGTGATCACGGCTCCTCCGATACCCGGCCGCAGCCAGGGCAGGTGATCACCCCCCTAGAGGGGCTGCGGCAGGCGGCACCGGATCTGCGCCTGCTCAGCAACACCAGTGACAACCCCACCAGCGCCGCTACCACCGCTGCGCAATGCGATGCGGCTCTGGTGGTGGCCGGCCTCGATTGGCGCTTGGAGGGCGAGCACATCCACCCCGGTGACATCGCACCGATCCTGGCGCTGGTGCCGCCGCCGCAGTGGCTGGTGAGACTCTTGGGCCGCAAGCGCCTCCAACCCTGGTGGCCGGCGGTGGGCCGCGCCATGGCCTGGATCACCAGCCACGCCTCGCCGCCGCCGGGGGGGAACTTCGCCAGCGGGGATCGCACTGATCTGCATCTGCCCCCCGATCAGATTGCTTTGATCGAGGCCGTCGCCGCCGCTAATCCCAACACCGTTGTGGCGCTGATGGGCGGCGGAGCGATCCTCACCCAGCCCTGGGATCAGCACGTGGCTGGGCTGCTTCTGCTCTGGTACCCCGGCCAGGAAGGCGGCCATGCCCTGGCAGATGTATTGCTTGGGCATCTGTCCCCCTCGGGGCACTTGCCCTTTGCCATGCCTGCTGATCCGGCGCATCTGCCGAACCTCGAACCGCGAGCCCTGCAGGTGCCCTACGACCTCTGGCATGGCTACCGGCGGTTGCAGCGCGACCAGCACAGCGCCGCATACCCCTTTGGCTTCGGGCTCTCCTACTGCCGCTTTGCCTGGTCTGAACTGAGCCTGAAGCAGAACCAATCGGCCGTGCAGGTGGCGCTGAAGCTGCACAACCAAGGCGCGATGCGTGCCGCTGCGGTGGTGCAGGTGTATCTCGAAGCGCCTGGGCTGCAGCTGGAGCGCCCACCGCGCACACTGGTGGCCTTCCAACGCCTGGAGCTCGCGCGTGGAGAGCAGCGCCGCCTGGAGCTGGTGATCCCCCTACGCCGGCTTGCGGTGTTTGATCCAGCTCAAGACGGCTGGGTGCTGGAGAGCGGCATGCATCGCCTGGTGGTAGCCGAGCACAGTGAGCACACGGCCCTCGCCGGCGAGCTCAGCTTGGAGGGCGGCTGGCTAGAGCGCTGA